CAGTGCACGAAGCTTGCTGTCTCTTAATTTTAAAACGTTAATGTCAAAATTGACTAAAGATTATCAAACTATAACGATAAAATTACTATGCtgtattttattatgtttaacATAAcctattttatcaaaattagcaaaaaaattaataattaaaatttaattaaaaataaaatataaagctaaaaaatttaacattgaaacaaaaaacaaagaagcttagcaattttagttaaaaaaaaagggccttAGGACGGGGATCAATGGCGCGATTTACCGTTTTCAAATTGAGTCGTTTTGAGAAAAACTCAGAGCGAAGCGAACATGGCGCGACAGCTCCTCTTAGGAGCGCGGCGAATCCTCCCCTCGTCGTCACCAAACCCATCCCCGCTCCTCTCGAAGCTTGTACGCGCTCTCTCCTCTAAACCCTCGCCCACGCCGATCTCACATGGCGATCTCCCCCAACCCTCGTTCCACCCCCGCACCATCCAATTCCCCCAAATCGTTCCCCCTCGCGGTGAAACCCTAACGAGCGGATTCGCCATCGAGCTCGTCGATTCCGATCTCTGGGGCGTCTCGTTCGGCGTCGCCGAAGCATCGGATCGCTTCACCGCCGCCGACGATGCGCTCTCCGATGGCTCTCCGGTTGAGGAGGGAGAGGCCTCTGATTTCGACGACGAGATCGAGGATTTGAGGCTGCGGAAGAAGTTGTTCTACAAATTGGATAAAGGGTCAATAGAATTCGAAGAGAATAACTTCGATTTTCACCGGAAGAAGAGGCTGTTGATTAGGAAAACTGGTCGTGAGAAGCGCACGCAAGGTGTTCGACAAAATGAGTGTAACaaattggagaagaagaagccgaATTCGAAGCCGTTATTGGATAATAATACTAAAAGTGAGGGAAAGGTGAGAACTTTGATTGAGAATGTTGAGGCTGAGGGCAAGAGCAAGAGGGTGCGGGTTCCGACGTTCAACCAATCGACCGATCCTTACCATTTACCATTCTGTCTCGATATCCACGTAACGAAAGGGTCCGTTAGGGCTTGTATTGTCCACCGGGTCACCTGCAGGGTGGTTGCTGTCGCGCATTCGATCTCGAAGGACATGAAGTTCGATTTGGGTTCGAGGAAGGGTTCGAAGGCTTGTGCTGCTGTGGGGGCGGTTTTGGCTAAGCGCGCGATCGAGGACGACATCCACAATGCGGTGTACACGCCTAGGAAGGGTGATAAGATAGAAGGGAAGATAGAGATCGTGCTTCGGGCTATCACTGAGAATGGGGTTGATGTGAAGGTGAAGCTCAAGCAAAGAAGACCAGTGAAGGTGTGCAATATATCTCTTCGCTTGTGAGTTATTATATTGAAGAGATACATTAACGAAACTCTAGCTAATGAATTACCCCATTTGATTTGATTCTCAACCTTAGAGTAGAAGGATGAACCTTAAAGAGGAACATCATGGTTTGGAAAAATCGATAGAAGTTTGTGTTCCCCCCCCTCGATCGTGGCCTCATAGAGTTAATGATTGCTAATCAAAACTAGCTCTGCATATTCCTTAATGAATGTATCACAAGTGTCGTTCCTGCCATTTAAAGCAAATTAGGAGGAATCAATGGATTATTAAGCTTGTTTATCTCCACTGCATATTTCAGTTGCTGCGGTCTATCGCATTGAACTAAcgatctttcttttttgtttacaGAAAATGCCGCCGCCTCCACTTGATGCACCTTAACGATAATTAAAAGATCCAGGTCCTCAGTGGTTCATTTATCAGTAGAATAGAAGGTATGGGCACTGAAATGGAAACCAAGACAAATGTTTTAATTCCTCTTAGATTCGATTGAGAACAAAGCAGCCACTTCTTCAACGAGGCGGCAtgtaaaaagtaaaaacttaCAAATGTGTAAAAATTATCACATATCTCAGGAAGTTATGGAGGGTggatgctctctctctctctctctctctctctctctccaatccAAAATTTGCCGCATCTTCAATTGTAAGAAAGGGATTGTAAGGGGGGCACTAAACATGAGGGCAAGGCTGGAGAACAGCAAAGGGCGCATGAACGTGGTGACTTGTAATCTGCTGATCAAGTGCTTCTGCAGGAAAGGGAAGATGGTGGAAGGTAATGAGCTTTTGAGTGAGATGCTGGGGAACGTTGGTTCCAAATGGAATCACCGACTGCActtaacgcaagtggcaaaaggcttggtggttaaTATCtgagtcccaagttcgaatcataattgattcacattttcagctaagtttatttctaaaaaaattaaacgaagcagatagtatattacctttctctctcaaaaaaaataaacaaaataatcaaGGATGATATTGTGGAACACGGGTATTTTTGTGGTATAAAGTGATTTTCATGTACAGTTGATGTAACTTGGTTACTGATCTTGTACATGCCAATTGTATTTATTCGCTTTGTTTTGCGAATTTTTGAAGCAAGTTTTGTAATAAAGAGTTGAACTATGTATCGCGAAACTCTGGCATTATGACTTGTTGCATTTGGAATAGTTTGCAAGCTGTTTATATCTTACCAGAAATCATAGGCAAACTATAATTTCAGAGCATTGTACCAAAAGTCCAAAACAAACCACCAAGAGGGGTTGCAGAATGGCACTTATCAGAAATTTTGGTTTGTGTATTCCGCCATGTCCTGCAGAGTTATCGCTGGAATATTTCTACTTAAAATAGGATGAACTATTTTAGTTTACTCTCTCTAACTAGAGGGGGGCATGATTCGGATTGGTTCGGGCTACAAGATAAATTAAAACCGAACTGAGATAAATCGATTcgggaaaaaaatttgaaaaccatTTTCAAATCATGGTACGAAAAAGATTCGAACCAAACCAAACTAAAAATTTCTGTTGGATTTCGATTCGGTTTTTCTGTTTGAACACATTAGAATTCTTAAATAACTATATCTAGATACATATTgcataattataaattaggaaaaacttcaaaaaccccccctgtggtttcgtgcattctcactttgctaccctgtggtttaaaacgtatcaatttgcccccctgtggtttcgtttttattttttcggaaactttttcgttaatatttcgttaaattatatacaaaaaacttcagataaccatctatatttatcgaatagtcactttagtattctttaattttaactttgtcactgattttaaaaaaaaataataataaaattgataacaaaaagataaaaacgaaaccacagtggggcaaattgatacgttttaaaccacagggtagcaaagtgagaatgcacgaaaccacaggggggttttttgaagttttccctataaatTAATATGTATGCATATCTTGAATCTTATTTACTGGACCTAGTCACTCGCCAACGATGGATTCAGATCCAatagattctctctctctctctctctctctctctctccgtcgcGAGGTTGAAGAAGCGCACCGTCGCGGGGTCGAAGAATTATCTCCCGATTCTtcgaagaagaaggtgaacaatcctattctttttttctttttttttttgtttctttggttCTTTTCCTTCTCATCTTTGACATTGATGCATCACGAATGCCGTTCacctgtttgatgaaatgccccGTCCACAAACAAGTCGTCGCTTTGCGGTATACTCCATTACTAAATCTACTGCGTTCATGAATTGAGATATATCATCATCTTTGATTCACCGCTCTCATGGCGATTCCACTACCACTACTCCGTCGTTCCAAATCCAAACTATTAGTATTGCTACTACCACCACCACCCGTTCTCTCATtttcccccctcctcctctacaACCTCTTTCTCACNTCTCATTTTCCCACTCTTTCTCCAAcatctcctcctcccccgaCCCCGCCGCGATCTTCGCCCTTATCTCCCGCCACCGCTGGTCCCGCCTCCAAACCCTAAccggcgccgccaccgccgccgccgccgacgacctcctccgccgcctcctctccctccccgaCTCcgatcccctcctcctcctccgcctctcccgCTGGTCCCGCCGCCGCT
This genomic interval from Ananas comosus cultivar F153 linkage group 8, ASM154086v1, whole genome shotgun sequence contains the following:
- the LOC109714524 gene encoding uncharacterized protein LOC109714524; amino-acid sequence: MARQLLLGARRILPSSSPNPSPLLSKLVRALSSKPSPTPISHGDLPQPSFHPRTIQFPQIVPPRGETLTSGFAIELVDSDLWGVSFGVAEASDRFTAADDALSDGSPVEEGEASDFDDEIEDLRLRKKLFYKLDKGSIEFEENNFDFHRKKRLLIRKTGREKRTQGVRQNECNKLEKKKPNSKPLLDNNTKSEGKVRTLIENVEAEGKSKRVRVPTFNQSTDPYHLPFCLDIHVTKGSVRACIVHRVTCRVVAVAHSISKDMKFDLGSRKGSKACAAVGAVLAKRAIEDDIHNAVYTPRKGDKIEGKIEIVLRAITENGVDVKVKLKQRRPVKKMPPPPLDAP